In Pan paniscus chromosome 1, NHGRI_mPanPan1-v2.0_pri, whole genome shotgun sequence, the DNA window GCAAACACTGGCTAATGATTAGGCATCCttgtgaagagaagaaaaagaaacacacataaaaagacCCAACGTACACCAAACTAATACTGATCTCACATCCCAGAGATCAGCCCACTCTCCCCACTCTGAGACTGTTACTGTGCTTAAtaaattttgctttgctttgctgctTTGTGTGTGTCATGTACAGTTCTTTGTTTGGGACACCAAGAGCCTGGAAATGCACGGCACCATCTGGCAAGaattaggatttttttccctAAGGTTAACAATCCAAGCCTTTAGAGAGACTTGCTTCACTGCTGTTATCAACCAACAgcctgatgctttccctccctTTTGTGGTTTTGACAAAACAAGCAAGCAGCATTCCCTCCTGATAAGAGACCACCGACCTAGGAATGATTCTGGCCAGACTACAGAGGATGTACAGTGAGGGTTTTCATGTCCATTGCCTCAGATTTTGACGTCAGAGGGCCACAAACTCCACTCTCAGATGATTGCTAACGCCACCATTTTATGAACATGAGCCCCATGGAGAGGCACGCAGCTCAACTGCACATCTGCACATTTTTCCTCTTATAAACATTCAtattggaatattatttggtaCTGCTCCCGTGAAAGATACGTTTGCAGAATGGACTCAGATTAGAAGCATTATACAAGCACTATAATGTAGCAATGGCACATCCAGCTCTCTACACTATAGAAATGTCTGCAGGGTAAACATTTCCACAATGACCAAAGATATCTGTACAGGACTGGTGACTGCAGCATTCTTTGTAATCCTAAAAGTATGAAACTAACGTcatctcaaaaacattttgtttttttgagatggagtctcgctctgatacccaggctggagtgcagcggtgtgatctcagctcactgcagcctccacctcccaagttcaaatgattttcctgcctcagcctcccgagtagctgggattacaggtgcatgccaccatacctggctaacaaaaacattttgaaaagggTTAAATAAATCATGCATAAACTGAGgaaaaatactattttcaaaaATGATGGAGAGAATCACTTTCATGATGAATGATTCCACTGGTGACATTATTGATAGAGCAATCGGGAAACCCAGGCACATCCTGGAGGTAATACTGGACTCCTattactaaaatatgaaaaaatggagACACGTAAATACTCGTTTAAGCGTATAACGGACTGAATTAGAATTTTATCACATCAGAAGTGGGTTCCTAGGTCTCTGTTTCAGGATTCCTTAGTGACACAGGTGTAAACCCGGCATTTCAGGAGATAGCCGGTTAAGAATCTGGTCGGGGAGGTGGGCGGCCCTTGACAGGGATCAGTCATAAATTAGTGGCTCATAAATTAGTGGCTTGAGACTTCGGGAAGATAAAATCTTCCCCATTTATCCAGTGGTTGACATTGCGTGAATGCTTCAAAACGTCCAATAAGCGTCCCTGGGTGGGCTCGAACCACCAACCTTTCGGTTAACAGCCGAACGCGCTAACCGATTGCGCCACAGAGACAAGCGCTTCTAACTCTACTGGGCATATAGGAAGGGCGCATTCACTGAACGTCCTCCGTTCCGTCTATTCTCAGGGCCCACCGGGCAGGACCACCGAGCAAGGCCTTGGAAAACCAGAGAGATTAGAGCGGTGAGTCGCGCCGGTCACGTTGGACGCCTGCGCTTTAGGAGATTCCGGAGCCAGAAGAACAGCAGAATTGCCTTCGCTCGCCCTGCCCCTCGCCTGCTTCAGAAGCTTCCAGAAACTCCCTGGTGGGCGACCCAGCCCGAGCTGCCTGGGGCCCCAAAGGAAGCTGAACGCCCTGTGGGCTCCCGGGATGGTTCTTCCCGTTCTTTGCGCCGCCTTCACCCATTGAAGGAGCCTGTGCCCACCCTGCCCAGTCGCTTTCGGGGCCGCTGAGGAGCTTCCGCTGCCATCTTCGGATCCTGTGTTCCGCACGGGGGCTCCACCAGGGCAGGGATGGTGGTGAGGGTCGCTCGTGGGTCCCCTCGGGGGGAGCAGGGTCTGGTACTCACCAGGGCGCATGACTAGGACTTGTGGAATGAATTCATCGTCGCCTTTAGCTTTTAGTCCTTTGAAGAGCCCTGAGAGTGGAAATCAAGAGATTTTTTCCACGGGGAAGTTCTTTTTACAAAGCGTTGATTTCTCGGCACCCGGCAGGGAGGGCGACTGGCAGGGCCTCTGGCGCACCTTCTGCGCGGTGGAGCCGCGGGGGCTCAGCTGGGCGGTGGTCCGGCCGTGGGGTGGTAGGTCAAGAGCTgggaaaggaaaaagcaaaagctGGGAAAGAAGCCGGGGAGCGGTGGACCAGACATCCAGACCTCCTGAAAGGCTCATGAAGGGGCACAGGCGGGATCTTCTGGAAGTgagaattgtttttgtttgtttgtttgtttgtttattgtagtAGAATGGGGAAATGGAGAGAGAACCTGAAAGAGCCCCAAACTCGAGGACCTATTGCTCCCCAAGAATAACATCTTCcagaag includes these proteins:
- the LOC117975207 gene encoding uncharacterized protein LOC117975207; translated protein: MMFASSNPQIYGDFQSQTCESMIPVSAAGSNVPALDLPPHGRTTAQLSPRGSTAQKFPLSGLFKGLKAKGDDEFIPQVLVMRPGEYQTLLPPRGPTSDPHHHPCPGGAPVRNTGSEDGSGSSSAAPKATGQGGHRLLQWVKAAQRTGRTIPGAHRAFSFLWGPRQLGLGRPPGSFWKLLKQARGRASEGNSAVLLAPESPKAQASNVTGATHRSNLSGFPRPCSVVLPGGP